The Candidatus Latescibacterota bacterium genome window below encodes:
- the deoC gene encoding deoxyribose-phosphate aldolase, with amino-acid sequence MEVNRLIDHTLLRPEATPDDIRRICDEAKEHSFFSVCVNTHFVSLVAEEVAGTEIKVCSISGFPLGAVETSVKAFEARTAVEQGADEIDMVLNVGALKSGQSGLVCDDIRSVAEACGDALLKVIIEAALLTDAEKVEVCKLAMQAGASFVKTSTGFGPPGANVRDVEIMRKAVGPDFGVKASAGIRTAEFTLELIRAGASRIGTSSGVQIMKEIREMKS; translated from the coding sequence ATAGAAGTCAACCGCCTGATCGATCATACCCTTCTCAGGCCAGAAGCTACACCTGACGATATCAGAAGAATATGTGACGAGGCAAAGGAGCATTCTTTTTTCTCTGTCTGCGTCAATACTCATTTCGTCTCTCTGGTGGCCGAGGAAGTCGCTGGAACGGAAATAAAGGTATGTTCCATATCGGGGTTCCCTCTTGGAGCGGTAGAGACCTCTGTGAAGGCTTTTGAAGCCCGTACAGCAGTGGAACAGGGAGCAGACGAAATAGACATGGTTCTCAATGTGGGTGCCCTCAAGTCGGGTCAGTCGGGGCTCGTATGTGACGATATCCGCTCTGTCGCGGAGGCATGTGGTGATGCCCTCCTCAAAGTGATCATCGAGGCTGCTCTTCTGACAGATGCGGAGAAGGTCGAGGTGTGCAAGCTTGCGATGCAGGCAGGAGCCTCGTTTGTAAAGACTTCGACGGGATTCGGCCCTCCTGGAGCAAATGTCCGTGATGTCGAGATCATGAGAAAGGCTGTCGGGCCGGATTTCGGGGTCAAAGCTTCGGCCGGGATAAGGACCGCCGAGTTCACTCTTGAGCTTATCCGTGCTGGTGCCAGCAGGATAGGGACCAGCTCAGGGGTTCAGATAATGAAGGAAATCAGGGAGATGAAGTCCTAA